Sequence from the Deinococcus malanensis genome:
CTTCAGGCGGGCTGCGCTGCCGGCAGGGGCGTCCATGTTCACCACGGCAATCCCCAGGCTGCGCGGGTCATTGGGATCGCGGAAGTGTTTGGCCACCAGTGCATTCAAGGCTGCCTGGTCTGTGACCCAGACGCTCAGCCGGCCCCGGCGGCCGAAATTACCCGGCAACGTGTGTGTCTGTACCTTCAGACCGCTCAAAGCTCCCCCAAGCAGTGCGCCGACCTGCTCCCGGGTGATATTGGTCTTGGTGGTGCGGTCCAGCGCCCCAGCCATCATGGGCAGGCGCCACAGGTTCAGCGGACTTTTGACCTGATTACCCAGGGCAGTCATAAACTGTTGCTGGCGTGCCACACGGCCAATATCGCCCATGTTGTCGTTGCGGAAGCGCAGATAGCCCTCAGCCTGTACGCCACTGAGGGTCTGTCGGCCCGGTTGCAGATCCACATGCAGCTTGCCAGCGTTGTCGTCGTATTTCATCCGTTGCTGGACATCCAGGGTCACGCCGCCCGCCGCGTCAGTCAGCGCACGCACTGCGTACAGCGACAGATACACGTAAGCATCCGGCTTGACGCCGGTCAGGCTCTGCACTGCGTTCATCACCATCTCCGGTCCACCATGGGGATTGGCACCATTGATCTTGCCCCATCCCCACCCGGGTACGTTCAGCCACGTGTCACGCGGAATGCTCAGCAGGTTGACAGTGCCGTCCGGGCGCAGCTGCGCCAGCACAAGCGTATCGGTGTTGCCCTTGTAGTCCTCCGGCTTGACCGGATACGGCCATACCGGCGCGTTTTCGTCATATTCCGGCGCCACGCCGGCCAGCAGCAGCGTCACAGGACCCTCGGCTTTACGGGGCAGGGATCCGTATTTCATCAGGGCGGGAGCAGCAGGGGCAGACAGGGCCACCAGACCTGCTAGGGCGGCAAGGACAACGACACGGCGCACGCGCGGAGCATACCTCCCGGAGCGGCCCTACGTATCACCCGGAAGGA
This genomic interval carries:
- a CDS encoding LCP family protein, with amino-acid sequence MRRVVVLAALAGLVALSAPAAPALMKYGSLPRKAEGPVTLLLAGVAPEYDENAPVWPYPVKPEDYKGNTDTLVLAQLRPDGTVNLLSIPRDTWLNVPGWGWGKINGANPHGGPEMVMNAVQSLTGVKPDAYVYLSLYAVRALTDAAGGVTLDVQQRMKYDDNAGKLHVDLQPGRQTLSGVQAEGYLRFRNDNMGDIGRVARQQQFMTALGNQVKSPLNLWRLPMMAGALDRTTKTNITREQVGALLGGALSGLKVQTHTLPGNFGRRGRLSVWVTDQAALNALVAKHFRDPNDPRSLGIAVVNMDAPAGSAARLKTKLESLGYRNVWIASEPRGPAPTTITGSAAERLLQDVGHGTVTSTPGVSGADVTVRLGTDTPAN